From Salvia splendens isolate huo1 chromosome 16, SspV2, whole genome shotgun sequence, a single genomic window includes:
- the LOC121770416 gene encoding ATP-dependent DNA helicase pif1-like, whose product MRVLGIKSGEDVSKLKAFSKWIASIGDGVIGSPNDGEVSVDLPTDIVLPDSDLSCHSHDRAILAPTLDVVDLVDQYMISLDQSDDRVYLSSDSISKSDQSSNGFAEIDSVEFFNNLKCSGTPNHKLLLKVATPVMLLRNIDHANGLCNGTRLIITRLGDHVLEAKVLNANNQGHKVLIPRMPLTPSDPRLPFMFQRRKFPLSVSYAMKINKSQGSFPKLMNEYFVISGNTEYKVRRNELAVKGTITFDANNTITISPVNFE is encoded by the exons ATGCGAGTTCTTGGTATTAAATCTGGCGAGGATGTATCGAAATTGAAGGCATTTTCTAAGTGGATTGCATCTATTGGAGATGGAGTTATTGGTAGTCCAAATGATGGTGAAGTCAGTGTTGATCTTCCTACTGATATTGTATTGCCCGATAGTG ATTTGAGTTGTCATTCGCATGATCGAGCTATACTTGCTCCAACATTAGATGTGGTTGACTTGGTTGATCAATATATGATTTCTTTGGATCAATCAGACGACCGTGTTTATTTGAGCTCAGATAGCATATCTAAGTCTGATCAAAGTTCTAATGGTTTCGCGGAGATAGATTCGGTAGAATTTTTTAATAATCTTAAGTGCTCTGGTACACCAAATCATAAGTTGTTGTTGAAGGTTGCTACTCCTGTTATGCTATTAAGAAACATAGATCATGCTAACGGATTGTGTAATGGGACACGATTGATCATTACGCGTTTAGGTGATCATGTTTTAGAAGCTAAAGTCTTGAATGCTAATAATCAAGGCCATAAAGTGTTGATTCCTCGGATGCCATTAACACCTTCTGATCCTAGGTTGCCTTTCATGTTTCAACGTCGAAAATTTCCTTTGTCGGTGTCGTATGCTATGAAAATTAACAAGAGCCAAG GAAGTTTTCCAAAACTTATGAATGAATATTTTGTTATTTCCGGGAATACGGAATACAA GGTCAGGAGAAATGAGCTGGCAGTAAAAGGAACCATAACATTTGATGCAAACAACACTATCACAATTTCTCCTGTGAACTTCGAGTAA